CCCCGTACCCACCAACATTTGCACATAGCCCAAGGGGTTGGGTAAACCTAGCGCCATTGCTGTTGAGCGCTGATAAACATGGTCATGGCCAACAATGACAATATCCACGCCATAGCGAATGAAAATATTTTCTTCTAATGCCACCAAGGTGAAATTGGCCGGGCTGCGATCTAGCTGGTCCGTCCAAATAGTGAAATGCTGCATGACAATGATAAAATCTATTTCGCCACGCAGACGGCGTAACGCGGCATTAGCGAGGTCGGCTTCAATATTGATAAGCTCTTCAGGTAGGGTGCCATCTTCGATCAACGCTCCTGCTGTGGTCACTAAAAAATGTACGCGATTAAAATCAAAAGAATAAAACGCACTCCCCAAATCACCCGAGCCAAAAGGCGATGACAGGGGTTTATCTGGATGGGTAAAGCGATTTTTAAAGGCATCACCGCCAAAATCTTTTTGTTCATGGTTACCCGGTGCCGCCATCGTAATACGTCGCGCTAGAAGGGGTTCCATTTGCTCAAACCATAAATCCCAAATTGGCTGATCACCATTGGCATAAGACAAGTCACCGGCCAACATCAGTAAGTCGGCTGGCGTCCTCATAATTTCTGCGGTCACCAATTGAGGCAACTCACCAACGCCGTGATCACCAAAATGAATAAAACTCCACTCGTCTCTTGGGCTAGGCATGATGACATAGACCGGTGACCAGCCACCCTCATCGGAGCCAACCCGATAACGTAAAGGGCGATCAGGGTCGATACCTTCGGCATTGGCGCGGTGAGTAAAACTTTCAATACCCGTGGTTTCCATCGTGCTAGCCTCAACACTAAATTCAAAACCATCGTCCTGTATAGAAAACTCATCCAAGCCTATATCGAAAGAAGAGTATTCGAGCCATGACACCGGCGCGTCTTCTCCATCGGTAAACCAGGTGACGGCTCTAGACGTGTGGCTATCGCCAACCAAGCTTGCATGCAAGCCTCTAGGCATCATAGGGCCAGGCACTTCGGTATCTGGAATTGGCTCCGGCTCTGGCATTGGATCCGGTGTTAGATCTGGGTCATCAATGCTGCCATCTGCATTGCGATTACTGCTCCCACTATTACAGGCTGTAAGCGCCAAGCCTGCCAGTCCACCCATAACAAATCGGCGACGAG
This region of Zhongshania aliphaticivorans genomic DNA includes:
- a CDS encoding purple acid phosphatase family protein; translated protein: MSYPRDPKSRSLPLRPLTRRRFVMGGLAGLALTACNSGSSNRNADGSIDDPDLTPDPMPEPEPIPDTEVPGPMMPRGLHASLVGDSHTSRAVTWFTDGEDAPVSWLEYSSFDIGLDEFSIQDDGFEFSVEASTMETTGIESFTHRANAEGIDPDRPLRYRVGSDEGGWSPVYVIMPSPRDEWSFIHFGDHGVGELPQLVTAEIMRTPADLLMLAGDLSYANGDQPIWDLWFEQMEPLLARRITMAAPGNHEQKDFGGDAFKNRFTHPDKPLSSPFGSGDLGSAFYSFDFNRVHFLVTTAGALIEDGTLPEELINIEADLANAALRRLRGEIDFIIVMQHFTIWTDQLDRSPANFTLVALEENIFIRYGVDIVIVGHDHVYQRSTAMALGLPNPLGYVQMLVGTGGASIRLFDDNGPQIWSESTFVGIGFARYVVSKGKIKIEYIAAPPMDMSDLGRQYSEGIFEVQDSVEINAKSLLACSQCAMPARGPETLMQNFEAIAAHTRHRNRHALKHCG